A portion of the uncultured Draconibacterium sp. genome contains these proteins:
- a CDS encoding family 43 glycosylhydrolase: MKIVTHLTAIVLLFMYCSISKKNEQQTDNKLRYNSIRPGQTYLDTEGKPIQAHGFSVFYKDGTYYWYGENKEKTVEGSNVWTWGIRCYTSTDFYNWEDRGLIIEPDTLNPYSPLNPSQGIDRPHIIFNEATQKYVCWIKVMGEDGQFMTVLTADNFFGPYEIVQKAIRPNGFEAGDFDLFVDEETGKGYIWHERPHYEMICAELTDDFISVNGKFSVHYSGLIPPDTREAPTHFVAQGKHYMYTSGTTGYSPNQSLISIFEDYHGEYIDLGNPHPADTTFSSYCSQITEVIKIPGKKNLYVVMADRWMPEWCGTDEPRREVERIRNRFLGHKPDPLNFDEVKLMDRTGEKRSDWDVRDKATYVWLPIIWESGVPNIYWKDEWKLEDFK; the protein is encoded by the coding sequence ATGAAGATAGTAACACATTTGACAGCAATCGTTTTATTATTCATGTACTGTTCCATTTCTAAAAAGAACGAACAGCAGACAGATAATAAATTAAGATATAATTCAATTAGACCTGGGCAAACTTATTTGGATACTGAAGGAAAACCAATTCAGGCTCATGGCTTTTCTGTTTTTTATAAAGATGGAACTTATTACTGGTACGGTGAGAATAAAGAAAAGACAGTTGAAGGTAGTAATGTTTGGACTTGGGGAATTCGTTGCTATACTTCCACCGATTTTTATAATTGGGAAGACCGCGGACTTATAATTGAACCGGATACCTTGAATCCTTATTCTCCGTTAAATCCATCTCAGGGAATAGATCGGCCACATATTATATTCAATGAAGCGACACAGAAATATGTTTGTTGGATAAAAGTAATGGGTGAAGATGGACAATTTATGACGGTCTTAACAGCAGATAATTTTTTTGGTCCTTATGAGATTGTTCAAAAAGCAATACGACCAAATGGTTTTGAAGCTGGCGATTTTGATTTGTTCGTGGATGAAGAAACTGGAAAGGGATACATTTGGCACGAACGGCCACATTATGAAATGATTTGTGCTGAATTAACAGATGATTTTATTTCTGTGAATGGTAAGTTCTCAGTGCATTATTCAGGTTTAATTCCACCTGATACAAGAGAAGCACCAACACATTTCGTAGCCCAAGGTAAACATTACATGTACACCTCGGGTACTACGGGGTATTCTCCTAACCAATCATTAATTTCAATTTTTGAAGATTACCATGGTGAATATATCGATCTTGGAAATCCACATCCGGCCGATACGACATTTAGTTCGTATTGTTCGCAGATTACCGAGGTTATTAAAATACCTGGTAAAAAGAACCTTTATGTTGTCATGGCTGACAGGTGGATGCCTGAATGGTGTGGGACGGACGAGCCCCGAAGAGAAGTTGAACGAATCAGAAATCGATTCTTAGGTCATAAACCCGATCCTTTAAATTTTGATGAAGTGAAATTGATGGACAGAACAGGAGAAAAACGTTCGGATTGGGATGTACGTGATAAAGCAACATATGTGTGGTTGCCCATTATTTGGGAAAGTGGCGTGCCAAATATTTATTGGAAAGATGAATGGAAACTTGAAGATTTTAAATAA